From the Candidatus Atribacteria bacterium genome, the window TGGGATTTCCCAGGAGGATTAAATATAACAGTACCCGGGTAAAGATCAATTTCCTCATCTTCGGTAACAAATTTACCTTCTCCTGCTACAAAATACATCACTTCCTCTTGGACATCGTGTTTGTGTTCCGGAACCATACCTCCTGGATAAGTCTCGTTGACTCCCATAGCAAGATTTTTTGAACCGACGGTTTTTTCCGAAACTAATATCCATGAAGTTCTGGGCGGTTCTCTTCTTTCTC encodes:
- a CDS encoding cupin domain-containing protein gives rise to the protein ERREPPRTSWILVSEKTVGSKNLAMGVNETYPGGMVPEHKHDVQEEVMYFVAGEGKFVTEDEEIDLYPGTVIFNPPGKSHKILNTGDEVLRFVWIYSPQLPSHRK